Below is a genomic region from Bradyrhizobium sp. 1(2017).
TGAGGGAGATCGAGGAGCGCCTCAACAAGCTGCGCTCGCCGTTCCGCTCGGCCGAGAAATTCTGGGTCGAGGAGATCATCGACCCCAGGAAGACGAGGTCGCTGTTGTGCGAGTTCGCGCGCCTCGCCGAGCCGCTGCGCAAGGCAGGGCCGCCGGAGAATTTTTCCATCCGGCCTTGATATCGGCCATCATCGCTGCCGCGCGACAATTGTCGCGGCAGCGATGGCGTGACCTCAAAACAATTACACGCTACGGTCCCCCGGCAAGAACAAGAGGACGCGCAATCGTGTTTGACTTCATTATCGTGGGCGGCGGCTCGGCGGGGTCCGTGCTGGCCCACCGGCTCTCCGCAAAGAGTGCCAACAAGGTCCTGCTCTGCGAAGCCGGACAGGACACACCGCCCGGCAACGAGCCGGCCGAGATCAGGGACAGCTATCCGGGCACGGCCTATTTCGATCCGCGCTTCCACTGGACCGACCTCAAGGTCACGACCCAGATCGTCAGCCACAACAATCCGAACGAGGGGCGTCCGCCCTTGCGCAAATACGAGCAGGCGCGGGTGCTCGGCGGCGGCTCCTCGATCAACGGCCAGATGGCCAACCGCGGCGCGCCGACCGATTACGACGAATGGCAGGCGCGAGGCGCCGAGGGCTGGAGCTGGAACGACGTGCTGCCCTTCTTCAAGAAGGTCGAGCGCGATCTCGATTTCGACGGACCGTACCACGGCAAGGACGGCCGGATCCCCGTTCGCCGCATCCCGCGCGAGCACTGGACGCGGCATTCGCAGGCCTTCGCCGAGGCCTTCCAGCAGGCCGGCCACCAGTTCGTGCCCGACCAGAACGGCGAGTTCGTCGACGGTTATTTCCCGGTGACGCATTCTAATCAGGCCGAGCAGCGCGTCTCGGCCGCCATGGGCTATCTCGATCGCGACACCCGCAAACGCGCCAACCTCACGATCTCCACCGGCACGCAGGTTCGGGAGTTGCTGTTCGAAGGCACCCAGTGCGTGGGCGTGAAGGCTATGGTCGACGGGCGGGAGCAGGAATTCCGCGGACGCGAGATCATTCTCTCCAGCGGCGCCATCCATTCGCCGGCGCATCTGCTGCGCGCCGGCATCGGGCCAGTCGGGCACCTCAAGGATCTCGGGATTCCCGTGCTGATGGGCTTGCCGGGCGTTGGCCAGCGCCTGATGGATCATCCCTCGATCTCGCTGTCGTCCTTCGTTCGCCGCGGCGCGCGCATGAACAAGCACACCAGGCGCCACATGCAGCTCGGCCTGCGTTACTCTTCCGATCTGCCGGGCGTGCCGAAAGGCGACATGTTCGTCGTCGTCATCAGCAAGTCGGCCTGGCATGCAGTCGGGGAGCAGATCGGTTCGCTGCTCACCTTCGTCAACAAGACCTATTCCGAGACCGGACAGGTCAAGCTTGCCTCGCGCGATCCCTCGGCGGAACCGATCGTCGAGTTCAATCTCTTGTCCGACCGGCGCGATCTCGATCGCCTGATGAGCGGCTTCCGCAAGATGGCGGCGGTGCAGATGAGCGACGTGGTCAAGACGGTGACGGACAAGCCGTTCCCGGCCGCCTATACCGACAAGGTCCGCAAGATCGGCGTGGTCAACACCAAGAACAAAATTCTGACCAAGGTCGCCGCAACGCTGATGGACGGGCCGGCGGCGCTGCGTCATTACATGATCGATAATTTCGTGGTCGAAGGGTTTACCTTCGATCAGGTGATGAACGACGACGAGGCGCTGGAAGCCTTCGTGCGCAAGGCGACCATCGGCGTGTGGCACGCCTCCTGCTCATGTCGGATGGGCCGGGCCGACGATCCCATGGCGGTGGTCGACAACCAGGGCCGGGTCAAGGGCGTGCAGGGACTGCGCGTCGTCGATGCCTCGATCTTCCCTGTGGTGCCCTGCGCCAACACCAACTTCCCGGTGCTGATGTCGGCGGAAAAGATCGCTGCTGCGATGCAGTGAGTTGCAGGCACCCGCGTTGTCAGCGGCCGCCGGCTTGCCGGTGCAGCGCGCGGGTCCGTGACCAAGGCAATGTCTTCCTCCGGCAGGACTGGGATACCGTCATTCCGGCCTGCCGGCGGCCGGCGGTCCAGCCCGTCGGCAGGACCCGCCGCCACCTCGCGCCGGGCGAGGCCGCCGCCATCCCGCCGTGGAGATGGTCTTTGCCGGGAATCCCCGGGGTCGCGTTTAAGCGACGTTAATGATGCCTTCTCAATACGACACATCGCACTCTGTTGCGGTCCATGTTTGCGGACCGCCCGTAAGTGTTGATTAAGAAGGCCAAATCCATATTCCGACCTGCGATGAGCGGGGATCGGCAGCAGGAATGCTGCGGCCTCCGCCATCACGGGATTTCAGGGAAGGGTTTTTGCCGCAACGCCGGCGATCAGGATGAAGGTCATGTTCCGCCGCGCAGTGCATCGTTTCGCGAGAGATCGGAAGGCCAACGTCGCCATTATCTTCGCGCTCATGATGGTCCCGACCATCTTTCTGCTGGGCATGACGCTCGACTACACGCTGGCCTTGCGCAAGCGCGAGCAGCTGGACGCCGCCGCCGACGCCGCCGCGATCGCGGCCGTGCGGCCTGCGATGCTGACGCAGACCGACACGGCCGTCGTCAAGGCGACGGCGGAAGCCGTGTTCGCGGCGAAGGCCAATCTCCCCGGCCTGTCGTCGGTCCCGACGCCGACGGTCACCGTCACCGATTCCGGTCTCGCGCGAACCATCACGGTTGCCTACACCGCGCAGTCCGTGAATAATTTTCCCGGCGTCCTCGGCAAGCAGACCTGGCAGGTCGGCGGTTCGGCGACGGCGCGGGCGTCAAGCGCGCCCAACATGAACTTCTTTCTGCTGCTGGACGACTCGCCGTCGATGGCGATCGCCGCGACGCAGACCGACATCACCAACATGATCAACGCCACGAAGAATCAGCCGTCGGGTTCGAAGAACTGTGCGTTCGCCTGTCATGAAACGAATCCCCAAAAGGACAGCGGCGCCACCTCGTCGACCAAGGACAATCTCACCATCGCGCGCAACAACAACATCACACTGCGCATCGATCTCGTGACCAACGCCGTCAAGCAATTGCTCGTGGGGCCCTGGTCGTGTCCGCAGTCGGGTGTGTCGGGAGGCGTCATGCAGTGCATGTCGGCGCTCAACAACACCACCTACAAGGCCGCCATCTATACGTTCGATTATGCCCTCAACACGATCCAGACGCTGACCACGCCGACCACCGCCGGCACGAAGATCTCCAACATCCAGCTCATGACGGTCGACCACCAGAACTGCATCATCGTCGCCAGCAACGGCAACTGCGTCTACACCACCGACTACGGCACGGATATTTCGGGCGGGCTCACGGGCGTCAACACCATCATGCCCAATCCCGGCACCGGCACCAACCAGGCGGGCGACACGCCGCAGGAAGTGGTCTTCCTCGTCACCGACGGCGTGGAAGACAAGCTGATGCCGAAGCCCGGGACCTGCGACGCCGCCGCCACCTATCCGCTGCCGACGGGCAGCTCCACGACCGTGCGCTGCCAGCAGCCGCTCGACACGACGATCTGCACGACCATCAAGAACCGCGGCATTCGCATCGCGGTGCTCTACACCGAGTATCTGCAGTTGCCGACCGACAGCTGGTACAACAGCCGCATCGCGCAATTCAACAATCCGTCCTCGTCCACGGGCATGATCGCGCAAAGGCTGCAATCGTGCGCCTCGCCCGGCCTGTACGCGAGTGTGCAGACCGGCGGCGACATCTCCGCGGCGCTGACGAACCTGTTCCTCAAGGTCGCGTCCAGCACGGCCAGCCTCGTGAAGTAGAGAAGACGCGCCATGACCGGCCCTGCCGCAACAACCAAGAGACGCCGCAATCGCTGCGCTGACTTCGCGCGGGACCGCCGCGGCGCCACCGCCGTCGAATTCGCGTTGATCGCTGCACCGTTTCTCGCGCTTATCATCGCGCTTGTTCAGACGTTTCTTGTTTTCTTCGCCCAGCAGATGCTCGAATCCGTCGTGCGCCAGTCGGGCCGCCTCGTCATGACCGGACAGGTCCAATCGGCGCAGATGACGCAGGCGGTCTTCAAGCAGAAGGTCTGCGATCAGATCGTTATCCTGTTCAACTGCACCGGCCTGATGGTCGACATGCAGGTGGCAACCTCGTGGACGTCGGCGAACACCGCGATGCCCACGCTGACCTTCGACAGCACGGGCAAGGTCACCAATACCTGGCAGTACAATCCCGGTGATGCCGGGGATATCGTCGTGCTCCGCGTCATGTATGTGTGGCCGGTGGTCCTCGGGCCGCTCGGCTTCAACCTCTCGAACCTCACCAACGGCAACCGGCTGATCATGTCGTCTGCCGCGTTCCAGAACGAGCCAGGAGCTTCCTGATGTTCTCCGCCCTGTCATCTCGCGCCCGGCATTTGGTGGCCGATGACCGCGCCGTTGCAGCGACGGAGTTCGCCATGGTGGTGCCGTTCATGCTGGTGCTCTATGTCGGCGGCGTCGAGCTCGGCAACGGCCTTGCCATGAACGTCAAGGTCAGCGCGACCGCGCACAGTGTCGCCGACATGATCACGCAGAACACCGCCGTCACGTCCACTCAGATGGACGGGATTCTCGCGGCTGCGAGCGCCATCATGGCTCCCTATCCCACCAAGAAGGGCACGACATCCCTGATGACGATCACGGTCTCGGAAGTCTCGACCGACAGCACGGGGAAGGCGACGGTGCAATGGAGCAAGTCGACGAGCTCCACGGGGGCGAGGGCCGTCGGTCAGCAGATGAGCTTGTCGTCCTTTACCGCGCCGAGCGGGACCAGCAACGCCAATATCTCGCTCATCCTGAGCGAAGTGTCTTACGACTACCAGCCCAATCTCGGCTTCACCATCGCCGGCACCGTGAAGCTGTCCGACAGCTACTATTTGTTCCCGCGCTGCTCGACCAACAGCCCGGCCACCTCCAGTTTTCCCTATTACGACGTGAAATATCCGGCGACGTCGAGCTGCACCTGCGTCCAGCACCTGCAGAAGAAGACCTGTTGATCCACGGTCACAGCCGCAGCACCTTGCCCGGGTTCATGATGTTCTGCGGATCGAGCGCGCGCTTGATGGTGCGCATGATGTCGAGCTCGGTCTTCGAGCGGTAATGGCTGAGCTCGTCGAGCTTGTCGATGCCGATGCCGTGCTCCGCTGAGATCGAGCCACCCATGGAGGTGATGAGGTCGTTCACGGCCCGGGTGATGGCATCCTTGTATTGGGTCAGCGTCTGCTGATCCATGCCCACCGGCCCCATGAACGAGAAGTGCAGATTGCCGTCACCGATGTGTCCCAGCGGGTAGGGGCGAATGGTCGGAAGAATGTCGAGCACGGCCTTGAGCCCCTTGTCGATGAACTCCGGTATTTTGGAGATCGCCACCGACACATCGTAGCTCAGTCCCGGCCCCTCGGCGCGGGAGGCCTCGGCGACACCCTCGCGGATGCGCCACATGTTGCGCGACTGACTGACCGTATGCGCGATCGCCGCATCGAGCACGCGGCCGGCCTCGAGCTGATCGGCGAGGAACTGTTCCAGCTTCTCGGACATGCCCTCGGTCCCGTCCCGGCGTGGGCGCGCAGACGACCATTCCAGCAGGAGATACCACAGCGTGTCCGCCTTCAGCGGATCCTGGGTGCCGGGAATGTGACGCAGCACCATGTCGATCGCGGCGCGGCTCATCAACTCGCAGGAGCCGACATTGTCCTCGGATGCCGCATGCGCGTCGGACAGGATCTCCAGGGCCGCGCGGGGATCGCGGATCGCCAGCCACGCGGTGCTGACGTCCTTCGGCGCCGGCCATAGCTTGAGCACGGCCTTGGTGATGATTCCGAGCGTCCCTTCGGCGCCCATGAACAGGTGCTTGAGGTCGTATCCGGTGTTGTCCTTCTTGAGCGCGCGCAATCCGTCCCAGACGTCGCCATTCGGCAGGACGACCTCGAGCCCCAGCACGAGATTGCGGGCATTGCCATAACGCAGCACCTGCACGCCGCCGGCGTTGGTCGACAAATTGCCGCCGATCATGCAGGAGCCCTGGGCGCCCAGGCTGAGCGGCAGGAACCTGTCGTGACTGGCCGCAGTCTCCTGGAGCGTCTGTAAAACGCAGCCGGCCTCGACCGTCATCGAATAGCCGACGGGATCGACATCCAGCACGCGGTTCATGCGGCCCAGCGACAGCACGATGCCGGTGTGCGCAGGCCAGGGCGTGGCCCCGCCCATCAGGCCGGTGTTGCCGCCCTGCGGCACGATCGCGACGCCGTGCTCATGGCAAAGCCGGACCACTTTCGACACTTCCCCTGTGCTGCCGGGACGCACGACGG
It encodes:
- a CDS encoding GMC family oxidoreductase, whose amino-acid sequence is MFDFIIVGGGSAGSVLAHRLSAKSANKVLLCEAGQDTPPGNEPAEIRDSYPGTAYFDPRFHWTDLKVTTQIVSHNNPNEGRPPLRKYEQARVLGGGSSINGQMANRGAPTDYDEWQARGAEGWSWNDVLPFFKKVERDLDFDGPYHGKDGRIPVRRIPREHWTRHSQAFAEAFQQAGHQFVPDQNGEFVDGYFPVTHSNQAEQRVSAAMGYLDRDTRKRANLTISTGTQVRELLFEGTQCVGVKAMVDGREQEFRGREIILSSGAIHSPAHLLRAGIGPVGHLKDLGIPVLMGLPGVGQRLMDHPSISLSSFVRRGARMNKHTRRHMQLGLRYSSDLPGVPKGDMFVVVISKSAWHAVGEQIGSLLTFVNKTYSETGQVKLASRDPSAEPIVEFNLLSDRRDLDRLMSGFRKMAAVQMSDVVKTVTDKPFPAAYTDKVRKIGVVNTKNKILTKVAATLMDGPAALRHYMIDNFVVEGFTFDQVMNDDEALEAFVRKATIGVWHASCSCRMGRADDPMAVVDNQGRVKGVQGLRVVDASIFPVVPCANTNFPVLMSAEKIAAAMQ
- a CDS encoding TadE/TadG family type IV pilus assembly protein, which produces MFRRAVHRFARDRKANVAIIFALMMVPTIFLLGMTLDYTLALRKREQLDAAADAAAIAAVRPAMLTQTDTAVVKATAEAVFAAKANLPGLSSVPTPTVTVTDSGLARTITVAYTAQSVNNFPGVLGKQTWQVGGSATARASSAPNMNFFLLLDDSPSMAIAATQTDITNMINATKNQPSGSKNCAFACHETNPQKDSGATSSTKDNLTIARNNNITLRIDLVTNAVKQLLVGPWSCPQSGVSGGVMQCMSALNNTTYKAAIYTFDYALNTIQTLTTPTTAGTKISNIQLMTVDHQNCIIVASNGNCVYTTDYGTDISGGLTGVNTIMPNPGTGTNQAGDTPQEVVFLVTDGVEDKLMPKPGTCDAAATYPLPTGSSTTVRCQQPLDTTICTTIKNRGIRIAVLYTEYLQLPTDSWYNSRIAQFNNPSSSTGMIAQRLQSCASPGLYASVQTGGDISAALTNLFLKVASSTASLVK
- a CDS encoding TadE/TadG family type IV pilus assembly protein, coding for MTGPAATTKRRRNRCADFARDRRGATAVEFALIAAPFLALIIALVQTFLVFFAQQMLESVVRQSGRLVMTGQVQSAQMTQAVFKQKVCDQIVILFNCTGLMVDMQVATSWTSANTAMPTLTFDSTGKVTNTWQYNPGDAGDIVVLRVMYVWPVVLGPLGFNLSNLTNGNRLIMSSAAFQNEPGAS
- a CDS encoding TadE/TadG family type IV pilus assembly protein, encoding MFSALSSRARHLVADDRAVAATEFAMVVPFMLVLYVGGVELGNGLAMNVKVSATAHSVADMITQNTAVTSTQMDGILAAASAIMAPYPTKKGTTSLMTITVSEVSTDSTGKATVQWSKSTSSTGARAVGQQMSLSSFTAPSGTSNANISLILSEVSYDYQPNLGFTIAGTVKLSDSYYLFPRCSTNSPATSSFPYYDVKYPATSSCTCVQHLQKKTC
- a CDS encoding FAD-binding oxidoreductase codes for the protein MPAPSSEPIIPTAPLTAEMRDALRAIVGEKGFIEDEHGKQPFVTDWRGVLVGGAGAVVRPGSTGEVSKVVRLCHEHGVAIVPQGGNTGLMGGATPWPAHTGIVLSLGRMNRVLDVDPVGYSMTVEAGCVLQTLQETAASHDRFLPLSLGAQGSCMIGGNLSTNAGGVQVLRYGNARNLVLGLEVVLPNGDVWDGLRALKKDNTGYDLKHLFMGAEGTLGIITKAVLKLWPAPKDVSTAWLAIRDPRAALEILSDAHAASEDNVGSCELMSRAAIDMVLRHIPGTQDPLKADTLWYLLLEWSSARPRRDGTEGMSEKLEQFLADQLEAGRVLDAAIAHTVSQSRNMWRIREGVAEASRAEGPGLSYDVSVAISKIPEFIDKGLKAVLDILPTIRPYPLGHIGDGNLHFSFMGPVGMDQQTLTQYKDAITRAVNDLITSMGGSISAEHGIGIDKLDELSHYRSKTELDIMRTIKRALDPQNIMNPGKVLRL